The following are encoded together in the Candidatus Eisenbacteria bacterium genome:
- a CDS encoding dihydrofolate reductase family protein, whose amino-acid sequence MGLLTFSINVTLDGCIDHQEGIADDETHAFFTRLMDEGGAMLWGRVTYEMMESYWPAVARGDAEAPPAMREWAVKLEAKPKYVVSSTRKDFPWTNSHHIASELRTGVQKLKDATPAGVLLGSGKLATELDRLDLIDEYKFLVHPRIAGHGPTLYQSGLPSARRLELVSAKPLRSGAVAMHYRRAR is encoded by the coding sequence ATGGGACTCTTGACCTTCAGCATCAACGTCACCCTGGACGGCTGCATCGACCACCAGGAGGGAATCGCCGACGACGAGACACACGCCTTCTTCACCCGCCTCATGGACGAGGGCGGGGCGATGCTGTGGGGCCGCGTCACCTACGAGATGATGGAGAGCTACTGGCCGGCGGTCGCCCGCGGCGACGCGGAGGCGCCGCCGGCGATGCGCGAGTGGGCGGTCAAGCTGGAGGCCAAGCCGAAGTACGTGGTGTCGTCGACGCGAAAGGACTTCCCGTGGACCAACAGCCACCACATCGCCAGCGAACTGCGCACGGGCGTGCAGAAGCTCAAGGACGCGACCCCGGCCGGCGTGCTCCTCGGTAGCGGCAAGCTCGCGACCGAGTTGGACCGGCTGGATCTGATCGACGAGTACAAGTTCCTCGTCCACCCCAGGATCGCCGGCCACGGCCCGACTCTATACCAGAGCGGGCTGCCCAGCGCGCGACGGCTCGAGCTGGTCTCGGCGAAGCCGCTTCGCAGCGGCGCGGTCGCCATGCACTACCGGCGCGCGCGCTGA
- a CDS encoding TonB-dependent receptor → MKTDRLVSAVVLLFLLPLFAAAQSGGTIAGSVSLKSNGTALHNAAVRIVQLGRVTDTGEDGTYQFTDVPPGTYDVIVTMPAMDGASQSVTVQAGTPAAANFTLALASVRSEVTVTASGREQLTLDAFQTVTSLDALELAQSPATSLGEALDGQPGVAKRSSGPGSSRPVVRGFDGDRILVLQDGAPAGGLGFQSGDHAEPVNTSTLERVEVLKGPATLLYGSNAIGGVVNAISAETDIHEHPHQGLQGFASGFGGSNNDEAGGSVSFDLGTGKWRIFGSGGGQRAGAYHSPEGEVANTQTRVANGQFGVGRDMERGFLSAAGGYDDGLYGVAASESEIDFRRYNARMVGGLKDMGGAISAFRAVVSYTDWQHSEIEDETIATTLSNKQLTWRGAFDQRQGSKWSGSFGFSGVARGYEATGEEALTPPTDQNSFAGFILEEIQTEHARFQLGGRLEHVRYSPDTGTGRDFTGLSGGAGVHVGLWKDSAFVANFTTSYRAPALEELYNNGPHPGNQAFEIGNENLERERSNGIDLSVRHRNSRIRGEANFFYYSISDFVFLDPTGEVQDDLNVYNYAQADSRFVGTELALDVALHPSLWLNLGMDYVDAKIKETDVALPRIPPLRGRAGFEFRRGGISIRPEVQMTQDQDKLSTFETRTPGYAVFNLKASYSIVRQHAIHMISGNFFNIGDRLYRNHVSFVKDVAPEIGRGVSFGYSVRFF, encoded by the coding sequence ATGAAGACAGACAGACTGGTGTCTGCTGTTGTCCTTCTATTCTTACTGCCATTGTTTGCGGCCGCACAAAGCGGAGGAACCATTGCGGGTTCTGTCAGTCTGAAGTCGAACGGCACGGCGTTGCACAACGCCGCGGTCCGCATCGTTCAGTTGGGAAGAGTAACGGATACCGGCGAAGACGGCACTTACCAGTTCACCGACGTTCCGCCCGGCACTTACGACGTGATCGTCACGATGCCCGCAATGGACGGCGCTTCGCAATCCGTGACCGTTCAGGCGGGAACTCCTGCCGCGGCGAATTTCACCCTGGCGCTGGCGAGCGTTCGTTCCGAAGTAACCGTCACGGCATCCGGTCGCGAGCAACTGACGCTCGATGCGTTTCAGACGGTAACGTCACTCGATGCGCTCGAACTTGCGCAGAGTCCGGCGACCTCCCTCGGGGAAGCTCTGGATGGCCAGCCCGGCGTCGCAAAGCGGAGCTCGGGTCCGGGCTCGTCGCGTCCGGTTGTTCGTGGGTTCGATGGGGATCGCATCCTCGTCCTGCAGGATGGTGCGCCCGCAGGCGGTCTCGGATTCCAGTCCGGCGACCACGCGGAACCGGTGAACACGTCGACGCTCGAGCGCGTTGAGGTTCTAAAAGGGCCCGCTACATTGCTGTACGGAAGCAACGCCATCGGTGGCGTCGTGAACGCGATTTCAGCAGAAACCGATATCCACGAACATCCACATCAGGGTCTGCAAGGTTTTGCCTCCGGCTTTGGAGGCTCAAACAACGACGAAGCCGGCGGCAGCGTTTCATTCGATCTCGGAACCGGCAAGTGGCGCATCTTCGGCAGCGGTGGTGGTCAGCGCGCCGGCGCTTATCACTCTCCTGAAGGAGAGGTGGCCAATACGCAGACCCGCGTTGCCAACGGCCAGTTCGGTGTCGGCAGAGATATGGAGCGCGGATTCTTGAGTGCCGCTGGCGGCTATGATGACGGACTGTATGGCGTTGCGGCATCGGAGTCGGAGATCGATTTCCGCCGCTATAATGCGCGAATGGTCGGCGGCCTGAAGGATATGGGCGGCGCCATCTCCGCGTTTCGCGCTGTCGTGAGTTATACCGATTGGCAACATTCTGAGATCGAGGATGAGACCATAGCCACGACCCTGAGCAACAAACAACTCACGTGGCGCGGCGCGTTTGACCAGAGACAAGGAAGCAAGTGGTCAGGAAGTTTCGGCTTCTCCGGCGTAGCCCGAGGTTACGAAGCCACCGGCGAAGAGGCGCTCACGCCACCCACAGACCAAAACAGTTTCGCCGGCTTTATCCTCGAAGAGATTCAGACGGAGCACGCGCGCTTTCAGCTGGGCGGCCGGCTCGAGCACGTCCGCTACAGTCCCGACACCGGCACCGGCCGGGATTTTACAGGATTATCCGGTGGCGCGGGCGTCCATGTGGGCCTCTGGAAAGACAGCGCCTTTGTGGCAAACTTTACAACCTCGTATCGTGCGCCCGCTTTGGAAGAGCTGTACAACAATGGCCCACATCCGGGTAATCAGGCATTCGAGATCGGTAATGAGAACCTGGAGCGGGAACGGTCGAACGGGATCGATCTTTCCGTGCGGCATCGGAATTCACGCATTCGCGGCGAAGCGAACTTTTTCTATTACAGCATCAGCGACTTCGTGTTTCTGGATCCAACAGGAGAAGTGCAGGACGATCTAAATGTCTACAACTACGCTCAAGCGGATTCGCGATTCGTCGGAACGGAACTGGCTCTCGACGTGGCGCTCCATCCGAGCCTCTGGCTGAACCTGGGCATGGATTATGTTGATGCAAAAATCAAGGAAACCGATGTGGCTTTGCCGAGAATTCCGCCGTTGCGCGGACGCGCGGGGTTCGAGTTCAGGCGCGGCGGTATCAGCATCAGACCCGAAGTCCAGATGACCCAGGACCAGGACAAACTCTCAACATTCGAAACGCGAACGCCGGGTTATGCCGTTTTCAATTTGAAAGCGTCGTATTCGATTGTTCGCCAACATGCGATTCACATGATCTCCGGAAACTTTTTCAACATCGGCGACAGGCTCTATCGAAACCACGTGTCGTTTGTGAAGGATGTGGCTCCGGAAATCGGTCGTGGTGTCAGCTTTGGGTATTCTGTGCGGTTTTTCTGA
- a CDS encoding sigma-70 family RNA polymerase sigma factor, whose translation MLAAQAAAGDGSAFEMIVERFQARIFRLACRLTSETDAPDVLQETFLQAYRHLPSFRGESQFGTWLYRIATNAALMHRRASSRRPSEPLDTFLPRFDDQGKHAATPAELQVAARADELLDRQLLAGKAREVLARLPEIYRDAFVLKDLEEMSTADVARTLDIEPAAVRQRVHRARLMLRGYLSDLVGVKS comes from the coding sequence ATGCTCGCCGCACAGGCCGCGGCAGGGGATGGCTCAGCCTTCGAAATGATTGTCGAACGGTTTCAGGCCCGCATCTTTCGTCTGGCGTGCCGGCTCACCAGCGAGACAGATGCGCCCGACGTGCTTCAGGAAACATTCCTCCAGGCTTACCGTCACTTGCCGTCATTTCGCGGCGAGTCGCAGTTCGGCACCTGGCTCTACCGCATTGCGACGAATGCCGCGCTGATGCATCGTCGTGCGAGTTCCCGACGGCCATCCGAGCCGCTCGACACATTCCTGCCTCGATTCGACGATCAGGGGAAACACGCGGCGACGCCCGCAGAACTGCAGGTCGCCGCACGCGCCGACGAACTGCTGGACCGACAGCTCCTGGCGGGCAAGGCTCGCGAAGTGCTCGCCCGGCTGCCCGAAATCTATCGGGATGCGTTCGTGCTGAAGGATCTCGAGGAGATGTCCACGGCTGATGTGGCCCGCACGCTCGACATCGAGCCGGCGGCGGTACGGCAACGTGTACACCGCGCGCGTTTGATGCTTCGCGGATATCTCAGCGATCTCGTGGGGGTGAAATCATGA
- a CDS encoding zf-HC2 domain-containing protein, giving the protein MKEITCLSGVELLMDYLEGVLSSDLHAELEAHVAGCARCVAFVASYRATPRILREATAVKIPDRVEVSLKTFVQRLLQKRSES; this is encoded by the coding sequence ATGAAAGAGATCACCTGCCTGTCTGGCGTCGAACTGCTGATGGACTATCTGGAAGGTGTGCTGTCCTCGGACCTGCACGCTGAGCTCGAGGCACATGTTGCCGGATGTGCTCGCTGTGTCGCGTTCGTCGCGTCGTATCGCGCGACGCCGCGGATTCTGCGTGAGGCGACGGCCGTGAAGATTCCCGACCGCGTCGAGGTTTCGCTCAAAACTTTCGTTCAACGCCTGCTGCAGAAACGCTCGGAAAGCTAA
- a CDS encoding DUF1059 domain-containing protein: MAASQGAGDIFERREKMPENKESKQSKHIACASIMPDCPFTASAATEEELIRKVAAHAAVAHMITEVTPELAVRVRAAIKGQ, from the coding sequence GTGGCGGCATCTCAAGGTGCGGGCGACATTTTCGAAAGGAGAGAAAAAATGCCTGAAAATAAAGAATCAAAGCAATCAAAGCATATTGCCTGCGCGTCGATTATGCCGGACTGTCCGTTCACCGCCAGCGCCGCGACCGAGGAAGAACTGATAAGGAAGGTGGCGGCGCACGCCGCAGTTGCCCATATGATTACGGAGGTCACGCCGGAGTTGGCGGTCAGGGTCAGGGCGGCGATTAAGGGTCAATAG